One window from the genome of Salvia miltiorrhiza cultivar Shanhuang (shh) chromosome 7, IMPLAD_Smil_shh, whole genome shotgun sequence encodes:
- the LOC130993283 gene encoding uncharacterized protein LOC130993283 has translation MGQAFRKLFDSFFGNSEMRVVMLGLDAAGKTTILYKLHIGEVLSTVPTIGFNVEKVQYKNVIFTVWDVGGQEKLRPLWRHYFNNTDGLIYVVDSLDRERIDRAKAEFQAIIRDPFMLNAVILVFANKQDMKGAMTPMEVCEGLGLYDLKNRKWHIQGTCALKGDGLYEGLDWLSSTLKEHKAAGFSSVGPSSF, from the exons ATGGGACAAGCGTTTCGCAAGCTCTTCGATAGTTTCTTCGGCAACTCCGAGATGCGG GTTGTGATGCTTGGGCTGGATGCTGCTGGCAAGACAACTATACTGTATAAGCTTCACATTGGAGAGGTTTTATCAACTGTTCCTACCATTG GTTTTAATGTAGAGAAAGTTCAATATAAAAATGTGATCTTTACCGTGTGGGATGTTGGTGGGCAAGAGAAGTTGAGACCGTTATGGAGACATTACTTCAATAATACCGATGGGCTG ATCTATGTTGTTGACTCTCTGGATCGAGAGAGAATTGACAGGGCAAAGGCAGAGTTTCAG GCGATTATCAGAGACCCCTTCATGCTTAATGCTGTTATATTGGTCTTTGCGAACAAACAAGACATG AAAGGCGCAATGACCCCTATGGAAGTTTGTGAGGGGCTGGGCCTTTACGATCTTAAGAATAGAAAATGGCACATACAAGGGACTTGCGCCCTCAAAGGGGATGGGTTGTATGAAGGGCTGGACTGGTTATCAAGCACTTTAAAGGAGCACAAGGCTGCTGGATTTTCTTCGGTGGGCCCTTCGTCGTTCTAA
- the LOC130993282 gene encoding protein EXPORTIN 1A-like produces the protein MAAEKLRDLSQPLDVSLLDATVAAFYGTGSKEERTAADHILRDLQNNPDMWLQVVHILSSAQNLNTKFFALQVLEGVIKYRWNALPLEQRDGMKNYISDVIVKLSSDEVSFRRERLYVNKLNIILVQILKHEWPARWRSFVPDLVAAAKSSETICENCMAILKLLSEEVFDFSRGEMTQQKIKELKQSMNSEFQLIHELCLYVLSASQRAELIRATLATLHAFLSWIPLGYIFESPLLETLLKFFPVPAYRNLTIQCLTEVAALSFGDFYNMQYVKLYTIFMVQLQAIVPSTTNFQEAYANGNSEEQAFIQNLALFFTSFFKCHIRVLESSQENINILLVGLEYLISISYVDDTEVFKVCLDYWNSLVSELFDSNHNLDSPAGTAHMMGLQMPMLPAMVDGLGSQLLQRRQLYAGPMSKLRLLMICRMAKPEEVLIVEDENGNIVRETMKDNDVLVQYKIMRETLIYLAHLDHEDTEKQMLTKLGKQLNGEDFTWNNLNTLCWAIGSISGSMAEEQENRFLVMVIRDLLNLCEITKGKDNKAVIASNIMYVVGQYPRFLRAHWKFLKTVVNKLFEFMHETHPGVQDMACDTFLKIVQKCKRKFVIVQVGEHEPFVSELLTTLPTTIADLEPHQIHSFYESVGNMIQAETDPLRRAEYLQKLMELPNQKWTEIIGQARQSVDFLKDPDVIRAVLNILQTNTSVASSLGMYFMPQISMIFLDMLNVYRMYSELISTSIAQGGPYASRTSIVKLLRSVKRETLKLIETFLEKAETLTDKAEEQKHLGKQFVPPMMDHVLGDYARNLPDARESEVLSLFATIINKYKGTMIEKVPRIFEAVFQCTLEMITKNFEDYPEHRLKFFSLLRAIAAHCFPALVHLSSEQLKLVLDSIIWAFRHTERNIAETGLNLLLEMLKNFQGSEFCNQFYRTYFLTIEQEIFAVLTDTFHKPGFKLHVLVLQHLFCLVESGVLTEPLWDVSNVPYPYANNGMFVREYTIKLLSSSFPNMTTTEVTQFVNGLFESRGDLSSFKNHIRDFLVQSKEFSAQDNKDLYAEEAAAQRERERQRMLSIPGLIAPNEIQDEMVDS, from the exons ATGGCGGCCGAAAAGCTTCGGGATTTGAGTCAGCCGTTGGATGTTTCCCTGCTCGACGCCACCGTCGCCGCTTTCTATGGGACCGGATCTAAAGAGGAG AGGACCGCTGCAGACCATATCTTGCGAGATTTACAAAATAACCCAGATATGTGGCTTCAAGTGGTCCACATTTTATCTAGTGCTCAGAATTTGAACACAAAGTTTTTTGCTTTACAG GTTCTGGAAGGTGTTATTAAGTACAGATGGAATGCTTTACCTCTAGAACAACGAGATGGCATGAAAAACTATATTTCTGATGTTATAGTTAAG CTTTCTAGTGATGAAGTCTCTTTCCGGAGGGAGAGGCTTTATGTCAATAAATTAAACATAATACTGGTTCAG ATATTGAAGCATGAGTGGCCAGCTCGGTGGCGTAGTTTCGTACCTGACTTGGTTGCAGCAGCAAAATCAAGTGAAACCATCTGCGAAAATTGCATGGCCATTCTGAAA CTTCTAAGTGAAGAGGTCTTTGATTTTTCAAGGGGCGAAATGACTCAACAGAAGATTAAAGAGTTGAAACAATCTATGAATAG TGAATTCCAGCTCATTCACGAGTTATGCTTGTACGTGTTGTCTGCATCTCAAAGAGCTGAACTCATCAGGGCTACCTTGGCCACGTTACATGCTTTCCTGTCCTGGATTCCTTTGGGCTACATATTTGAATCACCACTG CTTGAAACTCTATTGAAATTCTTTCCTGTGCCTGCATATCGCAATCTCACTATTCAGTGTCTGACTGAG GTTGCTGCTCTTAGTTTTGGGGACTTCTATAACATGCAGTATGTCAAACTGTATACTATATTCATGGTGCAACTGCAG GCTATTGTCCCATCCACTACCAACTTTCAAGAGGCATATGCAAATGGCAATAGTGAGGAGCAG GCATTTATTCAGAACTTGGCACTGTTTTTCACATCATTCTTCAAG TGTCATATTCGAGTGCTAGAGTCTTCGCAAGAGAATATAAATATACTACTAGTTGGCCTTGAGTATCTAATTAGTATCTCATATGTGGATGACACTGAAGTTTTTAAG GTTTGCCTGGATTATTGGAATTCTTTAGTTTCGGAGCTGTTTGATTCTAACCACAATCTGGATAGTCCTGCTGGGACTGCACACATGATGGGACTGCAG ATGCCAATGCTTCCGGCTATGGTTGATGGACTAGGATCACAACTCCTGCAGAGACGTCAACTTTATGCTGGTCCAATGTCCAAGTTGAGATTACTAATGATCTGTCGCATGGCTAAGCCAGAAGAGGTTCTCATTGTTGAGGATGAAAATGGGAATATAGTTCGTGAGACGATGAAAGACAATGATGTTCTTGTGCAGTATAAG ATAATGAGGGAGACACTGATTTACTTGGCTCATCTTGATCACGAGGATACTGAAAAACAG ATGCTGACAAAGTTGGGTAAACAACTTAATGGAGAGGATTTTACTTGGAACAACCTTAATACGCTTTGTTGGGCCATTGGATCTATTTCTGGGTCAATGGCAGAGGAGCAG GAAAACAGGTTTTTGGTGATGGTAATTCGTGATTTGTTAAACCTTTGTGAGATCACTAAAGGGAAGGACAATAAAGCTGTCATTGCCAGTAACATAAT GTATGTAGTTGGTCAATACCCACGATTTTTGAGGGCTCACTGGAAGTTCTTGAAAACTGTTGTGAACAAATTGTTTGAGTTCATGCATGAGACTCACCCAGGAGTTCAG GACATGGCATGTGATACATTCTTGAAAATTGTCCAAAAATGCAAGCGCAAATTTGTCATCGTGCAG GTTGGAGAACACGAGCCATTTGTATCGGAACTATTAACAACACTTCCGACTACTATTGCAGATCTTGAGCCTCACCAAATCCATTCCTTTTATGAATCT GTTGGTAATATGATTCAAGCAGAAACTGATCCCCTCAGGAGAGCTGAATACCTGCAGAAGCTGATGGAACTTCCTAATCAG AAATGGACTGAAATAATTGGACAGGCACGCCAGAGTGTGGATTTCTTGAAAGATCCAGATGTGATCCGTGCGGTGCTTAATATCTTGcag ACAAATACTAGTGTTGCTAGCTCTCTTGGGATGTATTTCATGCCACAGATTTCCATGATCTTTTTGGACATGCTCAATGTGTACAG AATGTACAGTGAGCTTATATCAACCAGTATTGCCCAAGGAGGGCCCTATGCTTCTCGGACATCTATTGTGAAACTCTTACG TTCAGTCAAGAGGGAAACATTAAAGCTCATTGAGACATTTTTAGAAAAAGCTGAGACATTAACAGATAAAGCTGAAGAACAGAAACATCTCGGAAAACAGTTTGTGCCTCCAATGATGGACCATGTGCTGGGTGACTATGCCCGGAATTTGCCTGATGCGAGAGAGTCAGAAGTTTTATCTCTCTTCGCAACAATAATAAAtaa GTACAAGGGAACAATGATTGAGAAGGTTCCTCGAATATTTGAAGCTGTATTCCAGTGTACACTAGAG ATGATAACAAAGAATTTTGAAGACTATCCCGAGCATCGACTGAAGTTCTTTTCGCTACTTAGAGCTATTGCTGCACATTGTTTTCCTGCCCTTGTGCACTTGTCTAGTGAG CAATTGAAACTTGTTCTGGATTCTATCATTTGGGCATTCCGGCATACTGAACGAAATATTGCAGAGACTGGTCTCAACCTTTTATTGGAAATGCTGAAAAATTTTCAG GGTTCTGAGTTTTGTAACCAGTTCTATCGGACTTACTTTTTGACAATAGAGCAAGAGATATTTGCTGTTTTGACAGACACATTCCACAAGCCCGGTTTTAAGTTGCATGTACTGGTGCTGCAACACTTGTTTTGCCTG GTAGAATCGGGTGTGTTGACTGAGCCTCTCTGGGATGTTTCAAATGTTCCTTATCCTTATGCAAATAATGGCATGTTTGTCCGGGAGTATACCATTAAACTTTTGAGCTCATCGTTTCCCAACATGACAACAACTGAG GTTACCCAATTTGTCAATGGACTTTTTGAGTCAAGAGGCGATCTTTCCTCATTCAAAAACCACATACGAGATTTTCTTGTCCAATCGAAAGAATTTTCAGCTCAG GACAATAAAGATCTTTATGCTGAGGAAGCAGCTGCccagagagaaagagagcgACAGCGCATGCTATCAATTCCAGGACTCATTGCACCCAATGAGATACAAGACGAGATGGTGGATTCATGA